The sequence below is a genomic window from Apium graveolens cultivar Ventura unplaced genomic scaffold, ASM990537v1 ctg3051, whole genome shotgun sequence.
atattattgtttttattctaaaattgtagaaattaaattaaattatacaAATTACGGTTCACATCCCCTACTTTGAAATCCGATTCAACATGCACCATTTTTACCAAATCATTTAGTCATAATTGTTGGTTCCTAGAATATATCTCATATTTCCTTTTCAAGAATAGATTAACTATGTTATTGAAGACAAGAATTTGAGCTAAAAATTTGACAAAATTTGGCAAAAGGGGTGCAATTTGAATCTGCTTTCAAAGAAAGGGATGAAAACTGCAATATTTGAAAGTAGGTATacaaaattgatttttggacAAATTTAAGGGGTGCAAAATGCAATATATATTAAGTTAAATTAACtgttattttaaaattgatataGTAAATATTTTGTTTGTTTACTTCACTTTTACACTTTATTAAACCTTAACGGTTGATAGTTTATTTAGGAGCAATATAGGGTTGTGGGTTTGTGTAATAtactccctccatctcatattatgtgtcACATTTCCTTTTATAGAAGTCAAATTTACTAACTTTTGACTAACGATTAAACATTACTCGTATATTATTgcaaaaactaaaaattatatgttaaagtagattaaatctactttcggttgatgtaatttttttattttgttcacttataaattattaataaatttcagtCAAACTTAAGTCAATTTGACCGGCACAAATCCAAAGAAGACGCATAATATGAGATGGACGGAGTACTTTTTATACTTTGATTAGCCTAAAGTTTGATATTTTGTTTAATCATAATATTTGAGTTAGGGTTGTAGATTTAAAGGTGTAGGTGTTTAACTATTAGGAAATAAATTTTAGTTAAAGTTGTAACATTTGAGTAACAAATGTATTTATTTTCAGTTAGAGTTATAATATTTGAGTTCACATTGTATATTTGAGTTAAATGAATATAATGATCACCCGCCAAAGAAAAGGTTGTTAGGGCAGCCGAATGCTTATGAGGTGATTTGGTTATCAATGTTAACCCTACTTTAATGCCCCTTGTCCATATACCCTCTACCGTTATGTAAAAACAAGTTAACTATTTCATGAGCCCTGCAGGTAAAATAGTATATGTAACAAATTACCAAATTTAAATAGATGTAAAATTTTACACTAATTATAAATTTCAAAGCACAAATAAAACTACCAAATCAAAACAAAATATATACTGTATAAGTTAAAAACTATAAAGATTCTAAATGAGCATATTATAAAACTGGCCACTTACTCAAAATTAGCTGTCAAAAATTAAGGGTCATTCATTTCAAAGTAGaacataataaaaattaaaacaaaaatataccaaacacaattattattattttccccCTCATATATTTGTTACAAAATATTAAATACACTTGATTGCAGATGAAAAATAAATGTTATACACTAAACCAAATTATCtattaaatcattttatttaaatacaaaaattgtaaataaaaagaaactaaattAAATCAGTAATTATCAAGCCAAGTTTGGTGTATTTTGCAGAACTAAAAAAATTGAGGAGAAAAATGTTTATATTTCCCATGGATGTTGCATTTCTAAATATAGGAAAGTTAAAAAGTGatatataagttggtgatgaaaAGAATATTCTTATATGCTATGATATTTTTAACTTTTGATTGTTATAAAATATGTCACATTAAACTTGAATTTGTGATACTATTGTATATTTAGATTGGAAAAATAAGTAGAGTGCAAAATCAAATTTAAACTTAGGACCCGGTTAATTTAAGTCAATTATTAATCATTCCGTATAATTTACTTTTGTTATTAATTTGATGAAAGTCATTTTGTTCATTTTATACAATTATTAGTTATATGAAATCACAATTGGAACCATGTTTCTTGTAATTAATTATGTTGTTGAAATTAACATAGGAATTTGTTACTAAGTCTTTACTTCTAACAAAAATATTAacttaattttcaaaaaaatgaCTAAATTTTTCTATCATATTTGAACCGGTTTGTAACGACTTTAGCATAAAAATATCATGTGAATAAGGTTTGTTGCAGAGAGATAACATaaaacaaatttgaaattcaaaaagatggtaaaagagataaaagaggAAATGACAAAATTTAAGTACTATATCTTTAAATTAACAGGAGATGAATGCAAATGAgcatttaaaatatttaaattattacaCAAAACAAAGGTTGTCCTCTATCCTAATTTCTTCATATGAAAATAAGTAGTTTAATTTATTTCATATAGTTTCTATAAAACATAGAAAACAATTAATTAAAgtgatatataattatatatgacAAGTCAAAGAAAAGGTTGTTATGACACAAAATACTTTTATGGAGGGTGATAATTTGGTTCTACACAACCCTAGAATTATGTATGTAAATAAGTTGTCCGATATTAATGGTACTCTAGAATTTACAAATTTTAACAAGTTGTCTATTGAATAACAAATTTACAAACTTAAAGAGACGTGAAATATTTAAATAGACCTGAAATATTACTTACTATGTTCAAATATTTAATTAAACAATTTAGACATTGGAATATTAGGAATTTAttatataatcaaaatttcatatgtaaaaattaacttttttaattaaattttattcaaGTTAAGTGTATATATGTTCTCGATTGTACAAGTATTTATTATAAATCTAATAAGAAAAGTGACTTAATTCTAAATTTCAAAGCATAAATTCAACTTTTAAAACAAAATGtatatataaagttgagaactAATAAAGATCTAAATCAACTTTCAAAACaaaatgaaaaaaatataaaactagCCTTTCATTTAAAACAACGGTTTTTCACTTCAAAGTAGAGCATaataaaaaaaagaataaaaatatcCCAAAACACCATTATTTGATAGAAAATTAATGATTAGTTtgattatttattggatattcaAGTTCTAAGGTCATGGAAATTAACTCCATATAGTAATTATATTAACGTCATAAATGGCAAAGCAAGTAAAATACAATTTAGAATGAGATAGGGAAGGGAAGAGAGTCCTGATGACCTAAAGCATTCCATTACCACCATTCTGATCTTCAGCTCCACTCAAGCTGTTCATCCCATTTCCCATGCCAAGAAAATCCCTGCTAAGAATATCACCATACTCACTCTGAACTTTCATCTGCTGCTCCACCAAAACATTGTTATTCACCTCACCAATCAACATTCCATCAGCGCATTGTTCACATCGTACATCATTCCTCCATATGCAACATTCATCTGATCACTTAAAGGCTCCATGCCACCTCCATACTGTTGTAAGATACTTCCACCCCCTCTCCCACCACCACCACTCGTTCCATTTCCCAAAGCTCCCCCATAGCTACTAAAAGCTGATCCAACCCATGGGCTTGATAGCAAACTCGTAAACGAATAAGGGCTTGAGGCCCCTTGTCCAAGCAGGGGAGTTAAGAGTTGCTGATGGCTCCATGGGATTAGTAAACCTCCAGCAGGGCCCAGGCTCGTGGAGCTAGTGTTACTAGCATTGGCGACAATGCCAGAAGCCATGCAGCTGTAGGGGGTGCAATTTGTTGTGTGTCTTGCCATCTTTTCATTAAGAGCCTCACAAATTGAACGATGATGGGTAAAACTTTCACGCCTTgtataagtaattatttaatctttaaataaCATTCTTTGTATAAGTAAATATTAATTAAGACACATACTTGAAAAAAAAAACTTTTTGTAGGTATAAATACATGAAGAAAACTATATTTAAAACAAGCTCTTTATGGTCAACTGTGCACTGTTTCTAATTCTCGTTTAATTCCAAGTCTTAGAGTACGaaattataattaatatgttgtaaagaagaaaagaaatgGAGTCTAAGATAAAAGGAATAATAATAGGAAAATGTTTGGTGCATAAATTTGTATATAAAATTGTGTACTCATAATAATATCGAGAATATAATAACCTCGCTAAGATAATAATTTTTTGCAGGGCTTATTTCAACTCATAAGAAATAAAATAAGGGCTTATTTCAActcataataaataaatataaaattggTAAAACAAATTTTTTTTGGTCCAAAATAGCCTGCCATTTTGGTAAGACTAAATTCGACCGCTAGCGGTGGAATTTAGGAGCGCTAAATAATTCAGTTGGCGGGAAAATGCGGGAAAATGCAGACCATTTTTTGATGGAGTCAAATTCAACCGCACAAAAAATCCGGTCGTATTTATTACTAAATTCAACTGCgggcggttgtatttagccttgCCCAATGAAACAAGCGAAATCGATCGAATTTAGGTCAGTTGAATTTAGGCTTACTTTTTTGTAGTGTATTTTAAGAGAATTTTTCAAACTCTTTTCCTATTCAATTTCCAAACACATATTATATTGAGAAAGAAAATCCATAAAATAATTCTAGATCAATTCACAATTTCAAGCACAAACTCGGTTAATTACACCTAGAGCACAACTAAAAGATAAACCAAATATACTCAATCACCTGGAAAAGGTAGTTCCACATTCACAAATATACTCCTTTGTAGCACAGATCTTATTATGAGCCTTTCAGTCACCCTTCTTACATTTATCACAGCGGGATTTTTTTTTGCCACTATGTTTTCGAGAGAAATGCTTCTTGATAGCAGTCAGATCTCCTAGTGCTCTTGAGGGATCATGATGAACACAACCAACTTCAGGGAAAATGTAAACCCTTTTCTTGACTTCATCATTTGTCTTTTGCTTCAGCTTCCCAGGCAAATTATGTCCTCTTCTGTGGAGCTCCAAGTTGTGCTCCCTTTGAAAACTTCTATTGCACACCTCACACCAAAATTGATTTGTTGCCATTAGACTCTGCGGGGAAAGTGCTACAAACTCTGCATCAGGACGTGTCAtttacatatatacacatatccCAAACCATCAAATGAACAAATTAAACAATCAAAAAACAATTCAAAAACCATATATGTCTGACTCATCCCCTTTAAATTTCCAGGTAACGGCAAAAGAAAAAATTATATAAACTGACAGTtaatacatacacacacatgcaCCCACAATATATACAGCAGATCTTACTTGGATTTTTCCAAAGATACCTCCCTGTACTTTTAGACgtagctgatggagaagaagccATGGCAGGACTAGATTTTATGGAAACTCAAATTGATTTTTATCTTTTTACTAGAAAAACATACAAAAGCTCAAATCTGTAGGTACATACTCTCATATTTATAACAATTTTTCAACCATGAAACCCCCACATTAGATAATTATTTCTTATATATTTGTTTTGCAAATTATTGAAGGTTGGAGGTACACATGAATTTACAAACCAtttcttttaaaagtaaatatatttagaaaatatctcaAAAAGTCACATTTAATGAAAATTTAGGTGCAACGAAGCTATAAAGAGGAAGGTAGTGTGGATGTTGGATGTTACACTTACCTTTTGGCCATATATGCATGGTGAGGGACTCGTCTCCTTGTCTTTGTATattgtatttttttatttcattacatttattatataagtagattatatatatatcatgATAACTCCAACTAAAAGAAACAGGCTAAACGCCAAATCTGTCATTCTAGATTAAAAATATGAGTCGAGTAACACATATCCTTATACGTCAATTAAATCCAACTGAACTATCGATCAATAATTCGGTCATTTTATAGCCATAACAATTGAATATTACAAGAAAAATGCCTATGAGCTCTTGAATTGGTTGATATCGTGTCAACATTTTTTTAGTGTTAAACTCAAAAAGGACCAACTTATACCTACCGTTCATAAGGAGACGGTCATTTTTTGTATGAATCCACTCGCTATGTTATTAATTCGGTCGGTTTTTCATGCCCACAAATGATTAATTTTGATTGTTATTTCTGCAGATAAGCCGGTATTGGCTCTAGAATAACTTTTTTGGGTTCTACAATTGACATTCCTCCTACGCAAACACGTACAATATCAACTCCAAACACACCACAATTATAACCAACTAACATTAATGTCAACAAcaaccaaaaataataaaaatgataTACAATAACCAACCAATTGTTAAAGTAACTACATTTGCCTATTGTACTGCATTAAGCAAGCAATCAAATTAATAGACAAATGTTCGAAGCACACAAACAACTAAATGTATACATGAAAATTCAAATAATAGCTCAAAGCATTGTTAAACCAAAATCTAAATAAAATTGAATAGCGCTCTTCGCACCACAGTTTCTTTTCGCGCCACTCTCCTCGTCTTCGCCAAGCTCGACATCCTCTTCATCTCCGTCCTCGTTGCCGCTGATGGTGGTGTCATCCATAGTCGACCTAGAGATATTTAAA
It includes:
- the LOC141700889 gene encoding protein indeterminate-domain 13-like — protein: MDDTTISGNEDGDEEDVELGEDEESGAKRNCEFVALSPQSLMATNQFWCEVCNRSFQREHNLELHRRGHNLPGKLKQKTNDEVKKRVYIFPEVGCVHHDPSRALGDLTAIKKHFSRKHSGKKKSRCDKCKKGD